In Chitinophagales bacterium, one DNA window encodes the following:
- a CDS encoding CvpA family protein yields MWIDIIWLMLAFYGCWKGWTNGLILSIFTLLAWGIGLLAAVKLSTVAATALHEQLHITSAYLPVISYVLVFVVIALVIYLVGKSLEKIFELAHIGFVNRISGVIMYVAVYTVLFSVFIWLLDQVELITPYVKQQSKMYAAINSISGFMIEQASSFTPVVKNLFAEFQTMIDKISKSIQQ; encoded by the coding sequence ATGTGGATTGATATTATCTGGTTAATGCTTGCTTTCTACGGCTGCTGGAAAGGATGGACCAATGGCCTCATTCTCTCCATATTCACTTTGCTGGCCTGGGGCATCGGTCTGCTGGCTGCCGTAAAACTGAGTACCGTGGCGGCAACAGCATTGCACGAACAACTGCATATCACTTCTGCTTACCTGCCGGTTATTTCTTACGTGCTGGTATTCGTAGTGATTGCACTGGTGATCTACCTGGTTGGCAAATCGCTGGAAAAAATTTTTGAACTCGCCCATATCGGTTTTGTAAACAGGATTTCCGGCGTGATCATGTATGTGGCGGTGTATACAGTTCTTTTCAGTGTATTCATCTGGTTGCTTGATCAGGTTGAACTCATCACACCTTATGTGAAGCAACAATCAAAGATGTATGCAGCTATCAACAGCATTTCCGGGTTCATGATAGAGCAGGCTTCGTCCTTCACACCGGTGGTAAAGAACCTGTTTGCAGAGTTTCAGACGATGATTGACAAGATCAGCAAATCCATTCAGCAATAA
- a CDS encoding aminodeoxychorismate/anthranilate synthase component II — MLLLFDNYDSFTYNLQDYFLQLGKPCLVIRNDEMQLNEIEALQPEGIVISPGPETPSKAGILPELILHFHHRLPLLGICLGHQGIGEFFGADLVHAAQPMHGKTSVITHSGHPVFEQVSNPFTAMRYHSLILKNLDRTPLDVIAQSEHGEPMALAHPTLKICGIQFHPESILTPDGILMLRNWLQWSGLK, encoded by the coding sequence GTGCTCCTGTTGTTCGACAATTATGATTCCTTCACCTACAACCTGCAGGATTATTTTCTGCAACTCGGTAAGCCCTGCCTGGTAATACGGAATGATGAAATGCAGCTGAATGAGATCGAAGCCTTACAGCCTGAAGGCATCGTGATTTCACCGGGACCGGAAACACCTTCAAAGGCCGGCATCCTGCCCGAACTGATCCTTCATTTTCACCATCGGCTTCCGCTACTCGGCATTTGTCTCGGACACCAGGGCATTGGTGAATTTTTTGGTGCCGATCTCGTGCATGCGGCACAACCCATGCATGGCAAAACTTCTGTTATCACACACTCAGGGCATCCTGTTTTTGAGCAGGTCAGTAATCCTTTCACTGCTATGCGGTATCATTCGCTGATCCTGAAAAATCTTGACCGCACGCCGCTGGATGTGATAGCGCAAAGCGAGCATGGCGAACCCATGGCCCTGGCGCATCCTACGTTAAAGATTTGCGGTATCCAGTTTCACCCTGAATCCATCCTGACCCCTGATGGTATCCTGATGCTGCGTAACTGGCTGCAATGGTCAGGATTAAAATGA
- a CDS encoding alpha/beta hydrolase, giving the protein MEISIKQDGKFRYIEEGEGEVLLLLHGLFGALSNFKGILDEFSKRYKVVIPLLPIYEMPVLESSVNGLVKYVRQFVDARGYDSMIVLGNSLGGHIAQLYALDQTKKVRALVLTGSSGLFEDSLGGGYPKRGDYEYIRDRTAYTFHDPKVATKELVDEVYEICNNRGKAIRVISVAKSAMRENLSRSLHKLTMPVLLIWGKQDRITPPFVGEEFHKLLVNSELVLVDDCGHAPMMEKPAEFNIILDEFLQKLNVAA; this is encoded by the coding sequence ATGGAGATCAGCATAAAACAGGACGGCAAGTTCAGGTATATTGAGGAAGGCGAGGGCGAGGTGCTCCTGTTACTGCATGGACTTTTCGGTGCGCTCAGTAATTTCAAGGGAATACTGGATGAATTCAGCAAACGCTATAAAGTGGTGATTCCGTTACTGCCGATTTATGAAATGCCTGTCCTTGAATCTTCCGTTAACGGGCTGGTGAAATATGTACGGCAGTTTGTGGATGCGCGAGGATACGATTCGATGATCGTGCTTGGCAATTCACTCGGAGGCCATATCGCACAACTATACGCACTCGATCAGACTAAAAAAGTACGTGCCTTAGTGCTCACGGGCAGTTCAGGCCTGTTTGAAGATTCGCTTGGCGGCGGCTATCCGAAGCGTGGCGATTATGAATACATCCGCGACCGCACCGCCTACACCTTTCATGATCCGAAAGTAGCCACCAAAGAACTGGTGGACGAGGTATACGAGATCTGCAATAATCGCGGCAAGGCAATCAGGGTGATCTCTGTGGCAAAGTCGGCCATGCGCGAAAACCTCAGCAGGTCGCTGCATAAATTAACGATGCCTGTATTGCTTATCTGGGGCAAGCAGGATCGCATCACGCCGCCGTTCGTGGGTGAAGAATTTCACAAGTTGCTCGTGAACTCTGAACTGGTGCTTGTTGATGATTGCGGCCATGCGCCTATGATGGAAAAACCCGCCGAGTTCAACATTATTCTCGATGAGTTTTTGCAGAAACTGAACGTAGCCGCCTGA
- a CDS encoding CBS domain-containing protein has protein sequence MKAAELVSKSIAALRTSDTGARALQLMNAYHVSHLPVVNENQLLGLVSEEDILNSHGEEEAIGNLALSLARPFIHSHEHMFEVLKMAAELRLTVIPVTDKMDTYIGLITRNDLLNYFAEQTDILEPGGIIVLELQVKDYSLAEIIRIIEANQVKILCLFAGTDYDMSKIEVTIKLNNADLQPVISDLNRYNYTVKETFLEAEYFDNLKERYDSLMNYLNI, from the coding sequence ATGAAAGCAGCCGAGCTGGTATCCAAAAGTATTGCTGCGCTCAGGACTTCCGATACAGGTGCCAGGGCACTGCAACTCATGAATGCCTACCATGTTTCTCACCTGCCGGTTGTAAATGAAAACCAATTGCTGGGACTTGTTTCTGAAGAAGATATTCTGAATTCACACGGCGAAGAAGAAGCCATCGGTAACCTCGCCCTTTCTCTTGCCAGGCCATTTATTCACAGCCATGAACATATGTTTGAAGTGCTCAAGATGGCGGCTGAGTTGCGCCTCACCGTGATACCGGTTACCGATAAGATGGATACCTACATCGGCCTTATCACACGGAATGACCTGCTCAACTATTTCGCAGAACAAACGGACATCCTGGAGCCGGGTGGCATCATCGTACTTGAATTGCAGGTGAAGGATTATTCATTGGCGGAAATTATCCGCATCATCGAAGCGAACCAGGTAAAGATACTCTGCCTGTTTGCCGGAACAGATTATGATATGTCAAAAATTGAAGTGACCATCAAGCTGAACAACGCGGATCTGCAGCCGGTCATATCCGACCTCAACCGTTACAATTATACTGTAAAAGAGACCTTCCTGGAGGCTGAATATTTTGATAATCTGAAAGAGCGATATGATTCACTTATGAATTACCTCAACATCTGA
- a CDS encoding BamA/TamA family outer membrane protein, with protein MPLLKSAAVTFALMIFFPVIFIAKAQTDSLTLGDTASADFVVVHNIIIEGNKRTKPQVILRQITFSQGDTIAFDALMKRMEESRNHLMNIGLFNEVVFNIKNWEGVNIDVSVSVKERWYAFPVPALDLYDRNLTVWLVDHNASLKYLQFGMRFYQQNMRGRDEDLKLVALFGYSQLYQLQYNIPYINRKQNIGLKVTASYGRTRNLTYGFSRNKDLIYLDVDAYQKTNFYSLIDLIYQPAFKYKYIFTLSYNDNQVTDTIAKLNPDYFLNGDTRQQYFTLRSMFIRDYRDIAAYPLTGNYVEVSVSKLGLGLHDNVNIFSSTIIANQYLHFGRKWYASTVNKLKVSFPKSQPYNLNRGLGYSNDYVHGYEYYIIDGQSFAYSRCDIKNELFKIKIKTPEKNPFLKGANIPFTLYGRAFVSGGYVKDDLFYEDNPLNNTFLMGGGLGLDLTLIYDTTIRVEYSINKLGESGFFLHMNSMF; from the coding sequence ATGCCTCTTCTGAAAAGCGCCGCTGTAACGTTTGCGCTGATGATCTTCTTCCCCGTTATTTTTATAGCAAAGGCACAAACCGATTCATTGACTCTCGGCGATACGGCATCCGCTGATTTTGTGGTGGTTCATAATATTATAATTGAAGGCAACAAGCGAACCAAGCCGCAGGTGATTTTAAGGCAGATAACTTTTTCACAGGGCGATACCATTGCATTTGATGCATTGATGAAAAGAATGGAAGAAAGCCGCAACCACCTGATGAATATCGGCCTGTTCAATGAAGTGGTATTCAATATCAAAAACTGGGAAGGAGTAAATATTGATGTATCGGTAAGCGTAAAGGAAAGATGGTATGCCTTCCCGGTACCTGCACTGGATTTGTATGACCGCAACCTGACCGTCTGGCTTGTTGATCATAATGCCAGCCTGAAATACCTGCAATTCGGCATGCGGTTTTACCAGCAAAATATGCGTGGCCGTGATGAAGACCTGAAGCTGGTGGCACTATTCGGTTACTCACAGCTTTACCAGTTGCAATACAATATTCCATATATCAACCGCAAGCAAAACATCGGACTGAAGGTTACCGCTTCCTACGGCCGCACCCGGAACCTCACCTATGGCTTCAGCCGGAATAAGGACCTGATATACCTTGATGTGGATGCCTATCAGAAAACTAACTTTTATTCATTGATTGATCTTATCTATCAGCCTGCATTCAAATACAAGTACATTTTCACCTTGAGCTACAACGATAACCAGGTTACGGATACCATAGCAAAACTCAACCCCGATTATTTTCTGAATGGTGATACCCGGCAACAGTATTTCACCCTGCGCAGCATGTTCATCCGCGATTACAGGGATATCGCTGCCTATCCGCTGACCGGAAACTACGTAGAGGTATCCGTTTCAAAACTGGGACTCGGCCTCCACGATAATGTGAATATTTTTTCTTCCACCATCATCGCCAACCAATACCTGCATTTTGGCAGAAAATGGTATGCAAGCACCGTCAATAAGCTGAAAGTCTCTTTTCCAAAAAGTCAGCCATATAACCTCAACCGCGGACTGGGTTATTCCAACGACTACGTGCATGGCTATGAATATTACATCATCGACGGGCAAAGCTTTGCCTACAGCAGGTGTGATATAAAAAACGAGCTCTTCAAAATCAAAATAAAAACACCTGAGAAAAATCCCTTCCTGAAAGGAGCGAACATTCCGTTCACCTTATATGGCCGTGCCTTCGTCAGCGGCGGATATGTAAAGGACGATCTCTTTTATGAAGACAACCCGCTCAACAATACTTTTTTAATGGGTGGTGGTTTAGGGCTCGACCTCACGCTTATTTACGACACCACAATCAGGGTGGAATATTCCATCAATAAACTGGGTGAAAGCGGCTTTTTCCTGCACATGAATTCAATGTTCTGA
- a CDS encoding NAD kinase: MNVALYCRNIKPQDIPVLQEILDQLAAKKIGVYIYKPFFEQVWPEIKTRSGISTFVSHEDIRDKIEYLFTLGGDGTLLDTINFVRDYPILVMGINIGRLGFLADIGKEEIGHAIHAITKGSYVTDQRTLLELESSEPLFDDVNYALNDVTIHKKDTSAMITIHAYINGELLNSYWADGLIIATPTGSTGYSLSCGGPIIMPTSENFVITPIAPHNLNVRPIVVSDSSVISFEIEGRYEQFYCTLDSRTRPIDNLTQLAVKKCQHKISLVRLPDHHFLETLRTKLMWGAHARK; the protein is encoded by the coding sequence ATGAATGTAGCGCTCTATTGCCGGAATATTAAACCGCAGGATATTCCAGTGCTGCAGGAAATACTGGATCAGCTTGCAGCAAAAAAGATCGGCGTCTATATCTACAAACCATTCTTTGAACAGGTATGGCCTGAGATTAAAACCAGGTCGGGCATCAGCACCTTTGTATCGCATGAAGATATCCGTGATAAGATTGAATACCTGTTTACCCTCGGTGGTGATGGCACGCTGCTGGATACCATCAACTTCGTGCGTGATTATCCGATCCTGGTCATGGGCATCAATATCGGCAGGCTTGGCTTCCTTGCTGATATCGGCAAAGAAGAAATCGGGCATGCCATACATGCCATTACCAAGGGCTCCTATGTTACGGATCAACGCACTTTGCTTGAACTGGAATCCAGCGAACCACTTTTTGACGATGTGAATTATGCCCTGAATGACGTGACCATTCACAAAAAAGACACTTCCGCCATGATCACCATTCATGCATACATCAATGGTGAATTGCTGAATTCCTACTGGGCCGACGGGCTCATTATTGCTACGCCAACCGGCTCAACAGGCTATTCGCTCAGCTGCGGCGGGCCGATCATCATGCCTACGTCTGAAAATTTTGTCATCACACCCATCGCGCCGCACAACCTCAATGTGCGGCCTATTGTGGTGTCTGATTCCAGTGTCATCTCCTTTGAAATTGAAGGACGCTACGAACAATTCTACTGTACGCTCGATTCAAGAACGAGACCAATCGACAACCTGACACAGTTGGCCGTTAAAAAATGCCAGCATAAGATCAGCCTTGTCCGGCTTCCAGACCATCATTTTCTTGAAACATTGCGCACCAAGCTCATGTGGGGAGCGCATGCGAGAAAATGA
- a CDS encoding outer membrane beta-barrel protein: MNQKFCILLSGIILLCCLSVQAQKNDFGIWLGGANYFGDINTGTDFRFVNPAGGFLYRRNFDERVSFRFNLNAGRVWADDQYANNYYQQTRNLGFSSNILETSFQFEFNFLPYTAAPGSTTGERHRFAPYVMAGFGVFHFNPSANYNGEKILLQPVGTEGQGYPQYPELKKYKRTSSAWLLGGGFKYRISALTGLTLEFGVRKTATDYLDDVSGVYADPVILLYEGGPMAQFLGDPSAEVLAEPIGATGKMRGDNVKSDDYLFFGIGITHTLKPYRCPYPH, from the coding sequence TTGAACCAGAAATTCTGCATTCTACTTTCAGGCATTATTTTGCTTTGTTGCCTTTCCGTGCAGGCGCAAAAGAATGATTTTGGCATCTGGTTGGGTGGCGCCAACTATTTTGGCGACATCAATACGGGCACAGATTTCCGGTTTGTAAATCCTGCCGGAGGATTTCTTTACCGCCGCAATTTTGATGAACGTGTATCATTTCGTTTTAACCTCAATGCCGGGCGGGTTTGGGCCGACGATCAATATGCCAACAACTATTATCAGCAAACCCGTAACCTTGGCTTTTCTTCAAATATCCTCGAAACCAGCTTCCAGTTTGAGTTTAACTTCCTGCCTTATACCGCGGCTCCGGGTTCAACAACCGGTGAACGGCATCGCTTCGCGCCTTATGTAATGGCTGGATTTGGGGTCTTCCACTTTAATCCTTCCGCAAATTATAATGGTGAGAAAATACTGTTGCAGCCTGTTGGTACAGAAGGACAAGGCTATCCTCAATACCCGGAACTGAAGAAGTACAAACGAACAAGCTCTGCCTGGTTGCTCGGTGGCGGATTTAAATACAGGATATCAGCACTCACCGGCCTGACCCTTGAATTTGGGGTAAGAAAAACGGCGACGGACTACCTCGACGATGTGAGTGGTGTATATGCCGATCCTGTAATACTGCTCTATGAAGGCGGACCGATGGCGCAGTTTCTCGGTGATCCGTCCGCTGAAGTGCTGGCCGAACCGATTGGTGCAACGGGTAAAATGAGAGGTGACAATGTGAAGAGCGACGATTACCTCTTCTTTGGCATCGGCATCACCCATACATTGAAGCCATACCGTTGTCCTTATCCGCATTAA
- a CDS encoding isoprenyl transferase, with amino-acid sequence MSLSEKIDKTRLPEHIAVIMDGNGRWARLHGENRIFGHRNGVTAVRATAEACAELGVSFLTLYAFSTENWARPQHEVDALMELLVTTISNEMHTLMENNIRLLSIGNIASLPPKCNRELLEAMEETKQNTGLTLILALNYSARWELTEAMRKIATAVKEGNLLPAEINETVISSYLETADFPDPELMIRTSGEQRLSNYLLWQLAYAELYFTPVLWPDFDKETLYEAIIDFQKRERRFGKTSEQVNVK; translated from the coding sequence ATGTCCTTATCCGAAAAGATTGATAAAACCAGGTTACCGGAACACATTGCCGTCATCATGGATGGCAATGGACGCTGGGCCAGGCTGCACGGCGAGAACAGAATTTTCGGACACCGTAACGGAGTGACTGCCGTGCGTGCTACCGCAGAAGCCTGTGCGGAACTCGGCGTCAGCTTCCTGACGTTGTATGCTTTCTCAACGGAAAACTGGGCGCGTCCGCAGCATGAAGTGGATGCCCTCATGGAGTTACTCGTGACCACCATCAGCAATGAAATGCATACGCTGATGGAGAACAATATCCGCCTGCTTTCCATCGGTAACATCGCATCGCTGCCGCCGAAATGCAACCGTGAATTGCTGGAAGCGATGGAGGAGACCAAACAGAATACCGGGCTCACACTGATCCTGGCCCTCAATTACAGTGCACGCTGGGAGCTGACTGAAGCCATGCGGAAAATTGCCACAGCCGTAAAAGAAGGCAACCTGCTTCCAGCAGAAATAAATGAAACCGTTATCAGCAGTTACCTGGAAACCGCTGACTTCCCTGACCCTGAACTCATGATACGGACAAGCGGCGAACAGCGACTCAGCAACTACCTGCTCTGGCAGCTGGCATACGCTGAATTATATTTCACACCTGTTTTGTGGCCTGACTTTGACAAGGAAACTTTGTATGAAGCCATCATCGACTTTCAGAAACGGGAACGCCGGTTTGGCAAAACCAGTGAACAAGTAAATGTGAAATGA
- a CDS encoding outer membrane protein assembly factor — MIRIPVLILLLMAVLFRQATAQVNQHSADSLVVDYANPKSYVIGGIEVRGTQYLDKDILAALAGIRKGDRIDIPGTEISKAVKNLWKQDLFANVRIYVERTVSDTAFLTYELDERPRLSGFTFRGTTKGEQDDLREKIKLNKGKVLTDNIKVNTYNTIKSFYNEKGFTHVKVTISEVPDSSQQNSMLYYIYIDKGNRVRIDNIWFKGNTAVSSRKLRGLMKKTKENPVWSVFTVSKFRPSDYEDDKGKVLAYYATKGYRDAHIKFDTVYENENGNLNIQIWIAEGNKYYFRDIRWSGNSKYASSRLDSALHIKKGDVYDEEFLQKRLNGDPNGTDVGSLYMDDGYLFFSVTPVEVSIENDSIDLEIRVHEGPQATINRVFIEGNTKTHEHVIRRVIRTTPGSKFSRADVIRTQREILATGFFDPEKLGINTDPHPENGTVDLTYSVEEKPSDQVELSAGWGGSGTGVIGSLGVKFNNFSMRNLFDTKTWSPLPSGDGQVFSVRLQSNGRYYQSFNIGFTEPWLGGKKPNSLNIGLYSSRYARGTSRDDPAYGTLVTTGATVGLGKQLQWPDDFFTLISAVNFTNYSLDNYTTNFFINTGNAYSISLKETFGRNSTGPDFTFPKWGSNFYISLALTPPYSLFNDKDYTDLPIAEKYKWVEFHKWRFGAEWYTNVFGKFVLKTAAKGGYLGYYNPEIGLTPFERFDVGGDGLSQNYSLYGVDIISQRGYKEVYATAAPIFNKFTLELRYPFSTSPSAFIYGTAWVEAGNAWYSFDDYDPFNLRRAAGLGLRVFLPIFGTVGFDYGIGFDKPRPLVAPRTLGEYLSVYGAFNIVLGFEPE; from the coding sequence ATGATCCGTATTCCTGTACTTATATTACTGCTGATGGCCGTATTATTCCGGCAAGCGACTGCGCAGGTCAACCAGCATTCAGCTGATTCGCTCGTTGTGGACTACGCTAACCCTAAAAGTTACGTCATCGGAGGTATTGAAGTGCGTGGCACGCAATACCTGGATAAGGATATCCTCGCTGCATTGGCGGGCATCAGGAAGGGTGACCGGATTGACATACCCGGAACAGAAATCAGCAAGGCCGTTAAGAACCTCTGGAAACAAGATCTTTTTGCTAATGTGAGAATATATGTGGAGCGTACCGTCAGCGACACAGCCTTTCTCACCTATGAACTGGATGAACGTCCGCGTCTCTCCGGCTTTACCTTTCGTGGCACAACCAAAGGTGAACAGGATGACCTTCGGGAAAAAATTAAGCTGAATAAAGGCAAGGTATTAACGGATAACATCAAGGTTAATACCTACAATACCATCAAGTCATTTTATAATGAAAAAGGGTTTACACATGTCAAGGTGACTATCAGTGAAGTGCCTGATTCCTCGCAGCAAAACAGCATGCTCTACTATATTTATATAGATAAGGGAAACAGGGTTAGAATTGATAATATCTGGTTTAAAGGCAATACGGCAGTCAGCAGCCGCAAACTGCGCGGCCTCATGAAAAAGACCAAGGAGAACCCCGTCTGGTCGGTGTTTACGGTTTCCAAGTTCAGGCCGTCTGATTACGAAGATGATAAGGGAAAGGTGCTTGCCTACTATGCTACCAAAGGTTATCGCGATGCACATATTAAGTTTGATACCGTTTATGAAAATGAAAATGGCAACCTGAACATACAGATCTGGATCGCTGAAGGGAATAAATATTATTTCCGCGACATCAGGTGGTCGGGCAATTCAAAGTATGCTTCGTCGCGACTGGATTCCGCGCTGCATATCAAAAAGGGCGATGTGTATGATGAGGAATTTCTTCAGAAAAGACTCAATGGCGACCCTAACGGCACAGATGTGGGTTCGCTGTATATGGATGACGGCTACCTTTTCTTCTCCGTTACGCCGGTCGAAGTATCCATTGAGAATGATTCCATTGATCTTGAAATAAGGGTGCATGAAGGTCCGCAGGCCACCATTAACAGGGTATTTATTGAAGGCAATACCAAGACACATGAACATGTTATCCGTCGCGTGATACGCACTACGCCCGGCAGCAAGTTCAGCAGGGCGGATGTGATACGTACACAACGTGAAATTTTAGCCACCGGTTTTTTCGATCCGGAGAAGCTGGGCATCAACACCGATCCGCATCCTGAAAACGGAACGGTTGACCTCACCTATTCCGTTGAAGAAAAGCCAAGTGATCAGGTGGAATTATCTGCGGGTTGGGGCGGCTCGGGAACGGGTGTCATCGGTTCACTGGGTGTTAAGTTTAATAACTTTTCCATGCGCAACCTGTTCGACACTAAAACATGGTCGCCGTTGCCTTCCGGTGATGGCCAGGTATTTTCAGTGCGGTTGCAGTCGAATGGCCGTTATTATCAATCATTCAACATTGGCTTTACGGAACCCTGGTTAGGCGGCAAGAAACCCAATTCATTGAATATCGGGTTGTACAGTTCGCGCTATGCAAGAGGCACCAGCAGGGATGATCCGGCCTACGGCACACTGGTAACCACCGGCGCCACCGTCGGGCTCGGTAAGCAACTGCAATGGCCGGATGACTTTTTTACGCTGATATCCGCCGTTAACTTCACCAATTATTCACTGGATAATTATACCACCAATTTCTTTATCAATACAGGCAATGCATACAGCATCAGCCTGAAGGAGACCTTTGGCAGAAATTCAACCGGGCCTGACTTCACTTTCCCCAAGTGGGGATCCAATTTCTATATCAGCCTGGCATTAACGCCACCTTACTCCCTGTTCAATGATAAAGATTATACCGACCTTCCTATTGCCGAAAAATACAAATGGGTAGAATTTCATAAATGGAGATTTGGCGCTGAATGGTACACGAATGTTTTTGGAAAGTTTGTTTTGAAGACAGCAGCCAAAGGAGGATACCTTGGCTATTATAATCCGGAAATAGGCCTCACGCCTTTTGAGCGCTTTGATGTGGGTGGCGACGGGTTGTCGCAGAATTATTCGCTCTACGGGGTTGATATCATCTCGCAGCGTGGATACAAAGAAGTGTATGCCACGGCTGCGCCGATCTTTAATAAATTCACACTTGAACTGCGGTATCCGTTCTCTACAAGTCCGAGCGCCTTTATTTACGGAACAGCTTGGGTGGAAGCCGGTAATGCATGGTATAGCTTCGATGATTATGATCCGTTTAATCTCCGTCGCGCTGCAGGGCTGGGCCTTCGTGTATTCCTGCCCATCTTCGGCACAGTAGGATTTGACTATGGCATCGGATTTGACAAACCACGCCCGTTAGTTGCGCCAAGAACACTGGGCGAATATCTAAGTGTTTATGGTGCATTTAATATCGTGCTTGGATTTGAACCGGAATAG
- a CDS encoding OmpH family outer membrane protein: protein MKKSIFLFGFLLLTITATFAQKIAYVDTEYILKNIPDYKDAQKKLDDLAAAWQKDIDTKYAEIEKLYKSYQAEQVLLTDEMKQQRQKEIQDKEKAAKELQKQKFGYQGELFVKRQELVQPIQDNVYDAVSKIAVSKAYDFVLDKSGGSAVLYANTKVNISDQVLQSMGYAPKTGSATDKTDKDIKK, encoded by the coding sequence ATGAAAAAATCAATTTTCCTGTTCGGTTTCCTGCTACTGACAATTACCGCCACATTTGCACAGAAGATCGCCTATGTGGATACGGAATATATCCTGAAAAATATTCCCGACTACAAGGATGCGCAAAAGAAACTGGATGACCTCGCAGCGGCCTGGCAAAAAGATATTGATACCAAATATGCGGAAATTGAAAAGCTGTATAAATCCTATCAGGCGGAGCAGGTATTGCTGACAGATGAGATGAAGCAGCAACGGCAGAAAGAAATACAGGACAAAGAAAAAGCCGCCAAGGAATTACAGAAGCAGAAATTCGGTTACCAGGGTGAGCTCTTTGTGAAACGCCAGGAGTTGGTGCAACCTATACAGGATAATGTATATGATGCGGTTTCAAAAATTGCCGTCAGCAAAGCTTATGATTTTGTATTGGATAAGTCTGGCGGTTCGGCAGTGTTGTATGCCAACACCAAGGTGAATATCAGCGACCAGGTTTTACAGTCGATGGGTTATGCACCGAAAACAGGCAGCGCCACCGACAAAACGGATAAAGACATTAAAAAGTAA
- a CDS encoding OmpH family outer membrane protein yields the protein MKFLSYLAVVLLLLTAVSTQAQSLKFGHINSADLLAMMPEIKKADSVLQAYQKSLEDANTSMLTDYQKKIQDFQSLPATTTDAVKEIKQQEIKDLENRIQQFQGGAQDKLQNKKEEVYSPILKKAEDAIKEVAKANNYAYVFDTSAGAVVYAQESDNLMELVKKKLMLK from the coding sequence ATGAAGTTTCTCTCTTACCTGGCAGTTGTGTTGCTGCTGTTGACGGCTGTATCTACACAGGCACAGTCACTTAAATTCGGACATATCAATTCTGCTGACCTGCTTGCCATGATGCCGGAAATAAAAAAGGCCGACTCCGTACTGCAGGCTTATCAGAAATCACTGGAAGATGCCAACACCTCGATGCTCACCGACTATCAGAAGAAAATACAGGATTTCCAAAGCCTACCGGCAACCACCACTGATGCCGTAAAAGAAATCAAGCAACAGGAAATCAAAGACCTGGAGAACCGTATTCAGCAATTTCAAGGCGGCGCACAGGATAAACTGCAAAACAAAAAAGAAGAAGTGTACTCTCCTATTCTCAAGAAAGCCGAGGATGCCATCAAAGAAGTGGCCAAGGCAAATAACTATGCCTATGTGTTTGATACGAGTGCCGGTGCTGTGGTGTATGCGCAGGAATCCGACAACCTGATGGAATTGGTGAAGAAGAAGCTAATGTTAAAATAG